The Nocardioides campestrisoli genome includes a window with the following:
- a CDS encoding thiamine pyrophosphate-dependent enzyme — translation MAFAPRVADLIVGALAGHGVDRTYCVAGESFLGLLDALVDSSVDVVACRHEASAAFAALADGKMTGRPGVCLVNRGPGASNAAIAVHAAHQDATPLLLVVGQVTRGDLGRDGFQEMNYDLAFADQAKGVLTLIEGGHATETTIRALLLATEGRPGPVVLVLPEDVLTELAPGGRPVPAAAPGGWVARPDEEAVREVVRRVSRARRPLLLAGGALVGARGRRVLREAAERLQVPVAVSNKHQDLVDNAHPLYAGHLHLATRPEQRELFASADLVLAVGTRLDVVTTQDRTLPAPGQSLLHVYSGERGTPGAAGQVEEMRCDPVLFLELLADCRPDAEPPPGRGEWAASLREAECQLATWVPVPDPGDGVPFGAVVASFSSLADDDAIVTLDAGNFSSWVHRYYRFGGAGSLLGLGCGAMGFGVPSGLAAALRHPARQVITFVGDGGFLMTGNELATVVQRRARLVVVISDNGSYGTIRQHQERAYPGRVVATELHNPDFVALADAFGARGIEIRDEGDVSSAVGAALAGDGPVVVSVRSSLSWISAHQRIDLKTSGSIGHHATGGNRC, via the coding sequence ATGGCGTTTGCGCCACGGGTTGCCGACCTGATCGTGGGAGCTCTGGCCGGGCACGGCGTGGACCGGACGTACTGCGTCGCGGGAGAGAGCTTCCTGGGACTTCTGGACGCGCTGGTCGACAGCTCCGTCGACGTGGTCGCGTGCCGACACGAGGCCTCCGCCGCCTTCGCCGCGCTGGCGGACGGCAAGATGACCGGGCGGCCTGGGGTCTGCCTGGTCAACCGGGGCCCCGGAGCGTCGAACGCCGCAATTGCCGTCCACGCGGCCCACCAGGACGCCACACCCCTGCTGCTCGTGGTGGGACAGGTGACGCGCGGCGACCTGGGCCGGGACGGCTTCCAAGAGATGAACTACGACCTTGCCTTCGCCGACCAGGCGAAGGGCGTCCTCACCCTGATCGAGGGTGGCCACGCCACGGAGACGACCATCCGGGCGCTGCTACTAGCCACCGAGGGCCGGCCCGGCCCCGTGGTCCTCGTGCTGCCGGAGGACGTGCTCACCGAGCTCGCGCCGGGGGGGCGTCCCGTGCCGGCCGCCGCACCTGGCGGCTGGGTGGCCCGCCCGGACGAGGAGGCGGTGCGTGAGGTGGTCCGGCGGGTGTCACGGGCGCGCCGTCCCCTACTCTTGGCAGGCGGGGCGCTGGTCGGGGCGCGGGGTCGGCGGGTGCTCCGCGAGGCAGCAGAACGCCTGCAGGTGCCGGTCGCGGTCAGCAACAAGCACCAGGACTTGGTCGACAACGCGCACCCGCTATACGCGGGGCACCTCCACCTGGCGACCCGGCCCGAGCAACGCGAGCTGTTCGCGAGCGCCGACCTGGTCCTGGCCGTGGGTACCCGGCTCGACGTGGTGACGACCCAGGACCGGACGCTTCCGGCCCCCGGCCAGTCGTTGCTGCACGTGTACTCGGGCGAGCGCGGCACGCCCGGAGCCGCCGGACAGGTCGAGGAGATGCGCTGCGACCCGGTGCTCTTCCTGGAGCTCCTGGCGGACTGCCGACCGGACGCGGAGCCACCTCCCGGCCGCGGCGAGTGGGCCGCGTCGCTGCGCGAGGCGGAGTGCCAACTGGCGACCTGGGTCCCCGTCCCGGACCCCGGCGATGGGGTCCCGTTCGGCGCGGTCGTCGCGTCGTTCTCCTCGCTCGCCGACGACGACGCCATCGTCACCCTGGACGCCGGGAACTTCTCCAGCTGGGTACACCGGTACTACCGCTTCGGCGGTGCGGGCTCGCTCCTGGGGCTCGGTTGCGGAGCCATGGGCTTTGGGGTGCCGTCCGGCCTCGCGGCCGCACTGCGCCACCCCGCTCGGCAGGTCATCACCTTCGTCGGGGACGGCGGCTTCCTGATGACGGGCAACGAGCTCGCCACTGTGGTCCAGCGTCGTGCCCGCCTCGTGGTTGTCATCTCCGACAACGGCAGTTACGGCACCATCCGGCAGCACCAGGAGCGGGCGTACCCCGGCCGGGTCGTCGCAACCGAGCTCCACAACCCCGATTTCGTCGCGCTCGCCGACGCCTTCGGTGCGCGGGGGATCGAGATCCGTGATGAGGGGGACGTCTCGTCAGCGGTGGGGGCTGCCCTGGCCGGTGACGGGCCTGTCGTGGTCTCGGTCCGTTCGAGCCTGTCATGGATCTCGGCCCACCAACGGATCGATCTTAAGACGTCCGGCTCGATCGGACACCACGCCACGGGAGGAAACAGATGCTAG
- a CDS encoding amidohydrolase family protein gives MTDRLISCDDHMDLSQLPADLWTTRLPESLRHRAPRVEERAGQPVWVCEGEVWGRWVGRPPAGGVEGRPVKAIYDAFDRGGIHDPSPRRAAVAELRLADMDRDGVHTQVIYGPVRQIAAHDPVLRAACYRAYNDWLLEFCQAAPDRLVGLPMLPETPDAALAELERVRSVGSVRQVVLMVANIHPKLDDPAWEPLWQALEDSRVVLSWHITAFARPNERVAGKAASVFENTKLFLENFVEPFVDLFSWGILERHPRLRLVLAEGGAGWLPWLVQELDHHHWKMWEAEEFWSNKGGSELVTKPSDLFRRQVYVTFQDDTVAMSLIPFFGEDHLLWASDYPHPDSVWPYSREAIERQMGHLPAELRRKLTHDNAAALLGLGNAFSQEDDVRPTTTTTTTAI, from the coding sequence ATGACCGATCGACTCATTTCCTGCGACGACCACATGGACCTCAGCCAGCTGCCCGCCGACCTGTGGACCACCCGGTTACCGGAGTCGCTGCGCCACCGGGCCCCGCGCGTCGAGGAGCGCGCCGGACAGCCGGTCTGGGTCTGTGAGGGCGAAGTCTGGGGCCGGTGGGTGGGCCGGCCGCCCGCAGGTGGCGTCGAAGGGCGGCCCGTGAAGGCGATCTACGACGCGTTTGACCGGGGTGGCATCCACGATCCGAGCCCGCGGCGCGCCGCGGTGGCCGAGCTGCGCCTGGCGGACATGGACCGCGATGGTGTGCACACCCAGGTCATCTACGGCCCGGTCCGGCAGATCGCTGCACACGACCCAGTGCTGCGCGCGGCCTGCTACCGCGCGTACAACGACTGGCTGCTGGAGTTCTGCCAGGCCGCTCCCGACCGGCTCGTCGGCCTGCCGATGCTGCCGGAGACGCCGGACGCGGCGCTCGCCGAGCTCGAGCGGGTCCGCTCGGTCGGGAGCGTCCGCCAGGTGGTGCTTATGGTGGCCAACATCCACCCCAAGCTGGACGACCCCGCCTGGGAGCCGCTCTGGCAGGCGCTCGAAGACAGCCGCGTCGTGCTCTCCTGGCACATCACCGCCTTCGCCAGGCCGAACGAGCGCGTGGCGGGCAAGGCCGCCAGCGTCTTCGAGAACACCAAGCTCTTCCTCGAGAACTTCGTCGAGCCCTTCGTCGACCTGTTCTCGTGGGGGATTCTCGAACGGCACCCCCGGCTACGCCTCGTGCTGGCCGAGGGCGGCGCCGGATGGCTCCCCTGGCTCGTCCAGGAGCTAGACCACCACCACTGGAAGATGTGGGAGGCAGAGGAGTTCTGGTCCAACAAGGGGGGCAGCGAGCTGGTCACCAAGCCCAGCGACCTCTTCAGGCGGCAGGTGTACGTGACGTTTCAGGACGACACGGTGGCGATGTCCCTCATCCCGTTCTTCGGCGAGGACCACCTCCTCTGGGCCTCGGACTACCCCCACCCCGACAGCGTCTGGCCGTACTCCCGCGAGGCCATCGAGCGGCAGATGGGGCACCTCCCGGCAGAGCTGCGCAGGAAGCTCACGCACGACAACGCAGCGGCGCTCCTCGGCCTGGGGAACGCCTTCAGCCAGGAGGACGACGTCCGCCCGACGACCACCACGACCACGACAGCGATCTGA
- the trpB gene encoding tryptophan synthase subunit beta has translation MAAEHASWEPGPGGYYGEFGGSFVPEILHETLAELREAFDEARQDPAFWGTYTDLMSGYAGRPTPVTHCPSLTRLLGGAKVYVKREDLNHTGAHKVNNVMGQGLLAQRMGKRRVIAETGAGQHGVATATMAARLGLACTIYMGEEDVARQYPNVFWMRQLGAEVVAVKEGNRTLKDAINACLRDWAESMHDTLYVLGTVCGPHPFPQIVTYFQSIIGQEARGQMLEVAGQLPSRVYACVGGGSNASGIFTGFLDDPATELIGVEAGGRGPDTGLHASRLAGGQGTSGVAQGYRTVFLQNEEGLMHDTYSVAAGLDYIGIGPLLAHLHQTGRVRFESATDDEVVESLRLAMRHEGLVPALESAHAFAAAFREVPDLSPQDTVLINQSGRGDKDIFTVADALGDEEWREFLRQRAAGYDA, from the coding sequence ATGGCTGCGGAGCACGCATCTTGGGAGCCGGGCCCGGGCGGCTACTACGGGGAGTTCGGCGGGTCCTTCGTCCCGGAGATTCTCCACGAGACGCTCGCCGAGCTGCGCGAGGCCTTCGACGAGGCTCGGCAGGACCCGGCGTTCTGGGGCACCTACACGGACCTGATGAGCGGCTACGCCGGGCGCCCCACGCCCGTCACCCACTGCCCCAGCCTCACGCGCCTGCTCGGCGGGGCGAAGGTGTACGTGAAACGCGAGGACCTCAACCATACCGGGGCGCACAAGGTCAACAACGTGATGGGACAGGGCCTGCTCGCCCAGCGGATGGGCAAACGTCGAGTAATCGCCGAGACAGGCGCCGGCCAGCACGGAGTGGCGACGGCGACCATGGCCGCTCGGCTCGGGCTCGCGTGCACCATCTACATGGGTGAGGAGGACGTCGCTCGTCAGTACCCGAACGTCTTCTGGATGAGGCAGCTCGGGGCCGAGGTGGTCGCCGTCAAGGAGGGCAACCGCACCCTCAAGGACGCCATCAACGCGTGCCTGCGCGACTGGGCGGAGTCTATGCACGACACGCTCTACGTGCTGGGCACCGTCTGCGGACCGCACCCGTTCCCCCAGATCGTCACCTACTTCCAGTCCATCATCGGCCAAGAGGCGCGAGGACAGATGCTGGAGGTCGCGGGGCAACTGCCCTCCCGGGTCTACGCCTGCGTGGGCGGCGGCTCGAACGCCTCGGGCATCTTCACGGGCTTCCTCGACGACCCGGCCACCGAGCTGATCGGGGTCGAGGCCGGAGGCCGCGGCCCCGACACGGGCCTGCACGCGTCGCGGCTTGCAGGCGGGCAGGGAACCTCGGGGGTCGCCCAGGGCTACCGGACGGTTTTCCTGCAGAACGAGGAAGGACTCATGCACGACACCTACTCGGTGGCCGCCGGCCTGGACTACATCGGGATCGGCCCGCTCCTGGCGCACCTTCACCAGACCGGCCGGGTCCGCTTTGAGTCGGCGACCGACGACGAGGTGGTCGAGTCCCTGCGGCTCGCCATGCGCCACGAGGGCCTGGTCCCGGCACTGGAGAGCGCCCACGCGTTCGCCGCCGCGTTCAGGGAGGTGCCGGACCTCTCGCCGCAGGACACCGTTCTGATCAACCAGTCGGGCCGTGGCGACAAAGACATCTTCACCGTCGCCGATGCGCTCGGCGACGAGGAGTGGCGCGAGTTCCTCCGGCAGCGGGCTGCCGGGTACGACGCATGA
- the trpA gene encoding tryptophan synthase subunit alpha translates to MTHLVVGYPSLDANWSMLQAMDRAGVDLVELQLPFSEPIADGPSFVRANHEAIRSGTGWREYFDLAGRAAAELDLTTLFMGYYNSVVQMGAAQFCEQLAKGRMSGFIVPDLPPEEGGELYAVARSLELDPVQIMTPTNSRARLQEIGRHASGFVYCAARTGVTGRQTDVSQGLGDFLGRCREATSVPLGVGFGIRTPDDIRALRGSAEIAIVGTAGTEVWLEQGLTGYEPYLDSLVAEAT, encoded by the coding sequence ATGACCCACTTGGTCGTGGGCTACCCCTCCCTCGATGCTAACTGGTCGATGCTGCAGGCGATGGACCGGGCCGGGGTGGATCTCGTCGAGCTGCAGCTGCCCTTCAGCGAGCCGATCGCCGACGGACCTTCCTTCGTCCGGGCAAACCACGAGGCGATCCGCAGCGGGACGGGGTGGCGCGAGTACTTCGACCTCGCGGGCCGTGCCGCCGCAGAGCTCGACCTGACCACCCTCTTCATGGGCTACTACAACAGCGTCGTCCAGATGGGCGCCGCGCAGTTCTGCGAGCAGCTGGCGAAGGGCCGCATGTCCGGCTTCATCGTCCCGGACCTGCCGCCCGAGGAGGGTGGCGAGCTGTACGCCGTCGCCCGCAGCCTCGAGCTCGACCCGGTCCAGATCATGACCCCCACCAACTCGCGGGCCCGGCTGCAGGAGATCGGGCGCCACGCCTCGGGGTTCGTGTACTGCGCCGCACGCACGGGCGTGACGGGACGACAGACGGATGTCTCGCAAGGCCTGGGGGACTTCCTGGGGCGCTGCCGGGAGGCGACCTCGGTGCCCCTGGGCGTCGGGTTCGGTATCAGGACCCCGGACGACATCCGGGCGCTGAGGGGGTCGGCGGAGATCGCCATCGTCGGCACCGCCGGGACCGAGGTCTGGCTCGAGCAGGGCCTGACCGGCTACGAGCCGTACCTCGACAGCCTCGTGGCCGAGGCGACGTGA
- a CDS encoding trans-sulfuration enzyme family protein yields MELSTESQLIHAGTERTPGAPFGPPLVPTSTYVSQGAPNPALPQYGRNTNVGWEALEDALAVLEGPGCHAVAFPSGQAASMATMAVLADGRPRVVMPDDCYYKTRDMAHRVRPGGAEIVTVDLLDYDAVAAALGAGPAVLWAETPANPLLRVADLARLAGIAGDANSLLVVDNTVATAFLQKPLDFGAVASVYSLTKSLSGHSDVLGGAFVTRSPQLADALRSWRSTSGAVLGPFEGWLALRGLRTLPLRLARQCENALAVAEFLDTHPRVASVHYPRTYDDPLVKSQLPHGAGGLLAFQLEGSVAEADAVVAAARLIVPSTSFGGIKSAWERRDRWAAETAPSTLIRLSAGIEPREDIIADLAQALRA; encoded by the coding sequence TTGGAGCTCAGCACCGAGTCGCAACTCATCCACGCCGGGACCGAGCGGACGCCGGGCGCGCCGTTCGGACCGCCGCTCGTGCCGACCAGCACCTATGTGTCCCAGGGCGCCCCGAACCCCGCCCTGCCGCAGTACGGTCGCAACACCAACGTGGGCTGGGAGGCGCTCGAGGACGCCCTCGCCGTCCTCGAGGGCCCGGGCTGCCACGCCGTGGCGTTCCCGTCGGGCCAGGCCGCCTCCATGGCCACGATGGCGGTCCTCGCCGACGGTCGCCCGCGCGTCGTGATGCCCGACGACTGCTACTACAAGACTAGGGACATGGCGCACCGGGTGCGCCCGGGGGGGGCCGAGATCGTCACGGTCGATCTCCTCGACTATGACGCGGTGGCGGCAGCGCTCGGCGCCGGACCCGCGGTGCTGTGGGCCGAGACCCCCGCGAACCCCCTTCTGCGGGTGGCCGACCTGGCCCGCCTCGCCGGCATCGCGGGGGACGCCAACTCGCTCCTGGTGGTCGACAACACCGTGGCCACGGCGTTCCTGCAGAAGCCACTCGACTTCGGGGCGGTCGCCTCGGTGTACTCCCTGACCAAGTCGCTCTCCGGCCACTCGGACGTCCTGGGTGGCGCGTTCGTGACCCGCTCCCCCCAGTTGGCGGACGCGTTGCGGAGCTGGCGCAGCACCAGCGGCGCCGTCCTCGGGCCGTTCGAGGGGTGGCTGGCGCTGCGAGGGCTTAGGACCTTGCCGCTCCGCCTCGCCCGTCAGTGTGAGAACGCCCTGGCCGTCGCCGAGTTCCTGGACACGCACCCGCGGGTAGCCTCCGTCCACTACCCCCGTACCTACGACGACCCGCTGGTGAAGTCGCAGCTGCCCCACGGCGCGGGGGGCCTCCTCGCCTTCCAACTGGAGGGCAGCGTCGCCGAGGCGGACGCCGTCGTGGCCGCGGCTAGGCTGATCGTGCCTTCGACGAGCTTCGGCGGCATCAAGTCCGCGTGGGAAAGGCGAGACCGCTGGGCGGCCGAGACCGCGCCGAGCACACTGATCCGGCTGAGCGCCGGGATCGAGCCCCGGGAGGACATCATCGCCGACCTGGCCCAGGCTTTGCGCGCCTGA
- a CDS encoding dTMP kinase, translating to MSRVENRWKDERTWSAMNLPLPTHEQPGSLVAICGMDGSGKTTLEEALVAAIEPVRTCRALAAPSEWWRQDAHVRRSLWNLGDGQDLPNLALLHFNLADCYAHQSHAILPALASGAVVVANRYLYDMLALFEARGLELPGWLGGAVAGIMRPDLCFVLEGSAEVIVERVVRRDGPMPGRFDQDVAFVERYNASLRRMAEENGLTLLPVEADLAENVDRCLGLLREANTKGVAADR from the coding sequence GTGAGCCGCGTCGAGAACCGTTGGAAAGACGAACGTACTTGGAGTGCCATGAACCTGCCCTTGCCCACACACGAGCAGCCCGGGTCGCTCGTCGCCATCTGCGGCATGGACGGAAGCGGCAAGACCACCCTGGAGGAAGCGTTGGTGGCGGCGATCGAGCCCGTCCGGACGTGCCGGGCGCTCGCCGCCCCCTCGGAGTGGTGGCGACAGGACGCACACGTCCGCCGGAGCCTCTGGAACCTCGGTGACGGCCAGGACCTCCCGAACCTCGCCCTCCTGCACTTCAACCTCGCCGACTGCTATGCCCACCAGTCCCACGCCATCCTTCCCGCCCTCGCCTCGGGAGCCGTGGTGGTAGCCAACCGCTACCTCTACGACATGCTGGCGCTGTTCGAGGCGCGCGGCCTCGAGTTGCCCGGCTGGTTGGGCGGGGCCGTCGCCGGGATCATGCGACCGGACCTCTGCTTCGTGCTCGAGGGGTCGGCGGAGGTCATCGTCGAGCGGGTCGTCCGCCGCGACGGACCCATGCCCGGCCGGTTCGACCAAGACGTGGCGTTCGTGGAGCGGTACAACGCCTCCCTCAGGCGCATGGCGGAGGAGAACGGCCTCACGCTCCTGCCCGTTGAGGCCGACCTGGCGGAGAACGTGGACCGGTGCCTGGGCCTCCTACGCGAGGCCAACACCAAGGGCGTGGCCGCGGATCGCTAG
- a CDS encoding MFS transporter, translating to MTRGRHAAGDSAFWLFWGAMATSSFGTAVTTVAFPLVALQALDATPFEVSLLVGAVDLGWLLLGLPAGVIVQRTETRILQVGMDLVRAVALLSVPLAWWAGVLTFTQLLVVATVTGLATVLFDVANATYLPKVVSRETLVASNSWISGTHAVSSTAGPSLGGVIVQVLGGVVAVAIDAFTYLVSAFLLRRLPKAPSSSAARPQPAREVISTGLGWIRRHPVMFPCVQWAVVTNLVSGAVAALTPVYLVRVLDVSPLVVGIVLAAEGVGALVGAAVTPWLSTRLGTARVLVWMSVVAAASLLLLPLAGTAVLVPLFAFGSLVSGGAVVVGSIVTRTHRQTDTPDELLPMVMAAVRFFTWGVIPVGAVAAGALASSPVGVQGALWCTCAVFLAGPLVLLLSPVRGRRQLSEDRGDELVSVG from the coding sequence GTGACGCGGGGGAGGCACGCGGCCGGCGACTCCGCGTTCTGGCTTTTCTGGGGCGCGATGGCCACCAGCTCGTTCGGGACCGCTGTCACGACCGTCGCCTTCCCGCTCGTGGCGCTGCAGGCGCTGGACGCGACGCCCTTCGAGGTCAGTCTGCTCGTGGGGGCCGTCGACCTCGGCTGGCTGCTGCTGGGCCTGCCAGCCGGCGTCATCGTGCAGCGCACAGAGACCCGCATCCTCCAGGTCGGGATGGACCTGGTGCGCGCAGTCGCCCTGCTGAGCGTCCCACTGGCGTGGTGGGCGGGCGTCCTGACGTTCACGCAGCTGTTGGTCGTCGCGACCGTGACGGGTCTGGCGACGGTGCTGTTCGACGTGGCGAACGCGACGTATCTGCCGAAGGTCGTCAGCCGCGAGACCCTCGTCGCGAGCAACAGCTGGATCTCGGGCACCCACGCGGTCTCCTCCACCGCAGGGCCGTCGCTCGGCGGCGTAATCGTGCAGGTGCTCGGTGGTGTCGTGGCTGTCGCGATCGACGCGTTCACGTACCTGGTCTCGGCGTTCCTGCTGCGGAGGCTGCCGAAGGCCCCGTCCAGTTCCGCGGCCCGGCCCCAGCCCGCCCGCGAGGTGATCAGCACCGGACTCGGCTGGATCCGCAGGCACCCGGTGATGTTCCCCTGCGTCCAGTGGGCGGTGGTGACGAACCTGGTCTCCGGTGCCGTGGCCGCCCTGACTCCGGTCTACCTCGTCCGGGTGCTCGACGTCTCACCCTTGGTCGTCGGCATCGTGCTGGCCGCCGAGGGGGTCGGCGCCCTCGTCGGCGCGGCGGTGACGCCGTGGCTCTCCACGAGGCTCGGGACCGCCCGCGTTCTGGTCTGGATGTCCGTCGTGGCCGCGGCCTCGCTGTTGTTGCTTCCCCTCGCGGGGACAGCGGTACTCGTCCCGCTGTTCGCGTTCGGCAGCCTAGTCTCGGGCGGGGCGGTCGTGGTGGGCAGCATCGTGACCCGGACGCACCGTCAGACCGACACGCCCGACGAGCTGCTGCCGATGGTGATGGCCGCCGTACGGTTCTTCACGTGGGGCGTGATCCCGGTGGGTGCCGTCGCCGCCGGAGCCCTGGCGAGCAGTCCGGTCGGGGTGCAGGGCGCGTTGTGGTGCACCTGCGCGGTCTTCCTGGCCGGCCCGCTGGTGCTGTTGCTGAGTCCGGTTCGGGGACGCCGACAGTTGAGCGAGGATCGGGGCGATGAACTGGTTTCCGTCGGGTGA
- a CDS encoding diiron oxygenase, whose protein sequence is MYQESAMRSLVPGERGSADVFRSAAFRAWEDRASVRRKPARRLELPHEGCFFSPELYPVCDHPLVVARGPSARRFLLIRRLYDYLHFTTELETLAVIPVATMISRGHSGLPLSRQMRGDAYKIVTDEAYHAQFSYDLGVDVSHVTGVERPASLPAPAFLGRLDDVRAQVPWNLRGIEALLFSIVSETLISGVLGELPGDTRLPKAVRDLIRDHAEDEGRHHAYFRTVLRALWDVLTPRERTEVAGLVPAVIYAFLEPDYREVMDSLEAVGLPAHEVEQVVRESFHPEAVAQDVAAGAAPVLQYLRDLGAFEEESTVEAFAAAGLWAGGVAPGRPPRGGTAVSSDATLAQTGSQ, encoded by the coding sequence GTGTACCAGGAGAGCGCAATGAGGTCCCTCGTGCCCGGGGAACGTGGCAGCGCGGACGTGTTCCGCTCCGCCGCGTTCCGAGCGTGGGAGGACAGGGCGAGCGTGCGCCGCAAACCGGCTCGCAGGCTGGAGTTGCCGCACGAGGGCTGCTTCTTCAGCCCTGAGCTCTACCCGGTCTGCGACCATCCCCTCGTCGTCGCCCGCGGTCCCAGCGCCCGGCGCTTCCTCCTCATCCGGCGGCTCTACGACTACCTCCACTTCACCACCGAGTTGGAGACCCTCGCTGTCATCCCGGTCGCGACGATGATCAGCCGCGGTCACTCCGGCCTGCCACTGTCGCGGCAGATGAGGGGCGACGCCTACAAGATCGTCACGGACGAGGCGTACCACGCCCAGTTCTCGTACGACCTCGGGGTGGACGTGTCCCATGTGACCGGCGTGGAGCGACCCGCCTCGCTCCCGGCTCCCGCCTTCCTCGGCCGGCTCGACGACGTCAGGGCACAGGTGCCCTGGAATCTGCGGGGCATCGAGGCGCTCCTCTTCTCGATCGTCAGTGAGACGCTGATCTCCGGCGTTCTCGGAGAGCTGCCGGGGGACACCCGGCTGCCCAAGGCGGTCCGTGACCTCATCCGCGACCACGCCGAGGACGAGGGGCGCCACCACGCGTACTTCCGAACCGTGCTCAGGGCCCTGTGGGACGTGCTGACCCCCCGGGAGCGCACCGAAGTCGCAGGTCTGGTGCCTGCCGTGATCTACGCCTTCCTAGAACCCGACTACCGCGAGGTGATGGACTCGCTGGAGGCGGTTGGACTGCCGGCCCACGAGGTGGAGCAGGTCGTGCGGGAGTCGTTCCACCCAGAGGCGGTCGCACAGGACGTCGCCGCAGGGGCAGCGCCGGTGCTGCAGTACCTCAGGGACCTCGGAGCGTTCGAGGAGGAGTCCACCGTTGAGGCCTTCGCCGCGGCGGGCCTTTGGGCGGGCGGCGTCGCGCCGGGGCGACCCCCGAGGGGCGGTACGGCGGTGTCGTCGGACGCCACGCTCGCGCAGACGGGGTCGCAGTGA